Proteins encoded by one window of Candidatus Binatia bacterium:
- a CDS encoding type II toxin-antitoxin system VapC family toxin codes for MERVALDTTFLIDLQNERRERGKPRGAVAFLHAHPDTVILLPTVALGEYLEGFDNPSSPEAQALVGFLHRLEVSEEVARIYARMARRLRASGRLIGTNDLWIACTALAADVPIATRNVAHFRRVPGLEIVSYAAGS; via the coding sequence ATGGAAAGAGTAGCGTTGGACACGACGTTCTTGATCGACCTGCAGAACGAGCGGCGCGAACGGGGCAAGCCGCGTGGCGCCGTGGCATTCTTGCATGCCCACCCCGATACCGTGATCCTCCTGCCCACGGTTGCACTCGGCGAGTATCTGGAGGGATTCGACAATCCGTCCAGCCCCGAGGCGCAAGCTCTGGTCGGGTTTCTGCACCGGCTGGAAGTCTCGGAAGAGGTCGCCCGGATCTACGCACGGATGGCTCGCCGACTGAGAGCGTCCGGACGGTTGATCGGGACCAACGATCTGTGGATTGCCTGCACTGCCCTGGCAGCGGACGTCCCTATTGCGACCCGTAACGTCGCGCACTTTCGCCGCGTGCCCGGCCTGGAGATCGTGAGCTACGCGGCAGGGTCCTGA